GAACAGGCTAATACCGCGAGAAAGCATATTAGTCGAGGACAGTCTTGCGTTTTCAACGTCTACTATCGGGAGGCTTAATCCCCAGAAGAGACGCTACCCCCGATAAGTCCTTTAGACAACGTATCTCCGGAGCCTTGCGTCTAATTGGGGTGGGAAGTAGAGCAACGATCCCACGGTGAGCGATGCCCCATACGAAAATAGAGCACTCTATCGTAGACGATGAGATATTGGCTACACCAAAAATATTGCTCGTTGATGATGACGAAACCACCCGCGAAATCCTTAGTGCAATTCTTGAAACTAGTGGATTTCAAGTCGTTGTGGCTGCGAATGTCAACGATGCTCTCAGCCTTATAGGCGCTCAGACTTTCGACGTATTGCTAAGCGACCTTCACATGCCCAATCCAGGTGATGGACTAACTGTGGTCAGCGCCATGCGCCATGCTAATCCCAAAGCCGTGACGCTCATCCTCAGTTCGTATCCCGCAATGAAAGAGGCTGCGGAGGCGATTTTGCTACAAGCGGATGGCGTTCTGGTAAAACCGATGGCGGTAGTCATGCTGGTCGATCTAATCAGAGGACGGCTGAAGCAGAGGACAATTCCTGCGCGAGTTATAGCGAGCGTTGCCGATATCCTCGAAGAGGAGACACAATCGACAATCAGTGATTGGCTTCTGCGTGTTGAACTTGAGCCTGACATTATTACTATCCCTTTGGGTTATGACGACCGTACCGCACACCTCCTAGACCTATTCAGTGACCTTGTTTGTCGTCTTCGCTACCCACTACCATTGGGTACGCGTGCCCTGGTGTCCACCGCAGCAGCTCAGCATGGGGTAGACCGACGTAGGCAGGGCTATACGGCAGCGATGATGGTGGAAGAATCGCGAATGGTGCAGGTAAGCATCTTCCATACCTTACAAAATAATCTGTACAGAGTGAACTTGAGTCTGGTCTTGGTGGGAGTAATGACGATAGCAGACGAGGTAGACTCGCAACTCGCTCAGGCGATGGCGAGCTATGTTTCAGAGTCAAACCTTGACGCTCTACCTGTAGTTGCCTAGCCCCTACACGGTGCATTAAATACGCGCTGTTCAATACAACGCCGCATCACTCTGAGGATTGAGTAATGCGGCGTCTTTTTGCGTTTGGGGAGAGCTACTTGGAACGAGGCTCTGCCTGGGCATTTCTTCAGGACGAATCACGTCCACGCCTACTGTAATGGAACTCGCCGGACTGCTCACAAAAACCAGAGTACCGTGACGATCAACTTTTGCAACAACGCCAGAGCTTCGCCTTACACTGTCTTGATTTAAGGAAACACTGTCTCTGAATACTATTCGCAAAGCCTCTGACTCTTCCTCTAAGCAGGATTGCGGCAGGGGCTTTTTTCGTTTCGGGAGAACTATTTCTCATCAGGAATGCGCCAACGGTAGAGTCGGAGTTGCGGGCGCGCGGCTTGTCTCCATTAGCCGACAATGACGGCAAAGGATTCGAGAGTTTCCACGTGAAGGACCCCAACGGCTTGGGTAAGGTACTCTCTCGTCCTGGGCAATCTGTTTGATCCTA
This Tunturibacter gelidoferens DNA region includes the following protein-coding sequences:
- a CDS encoding response regulator, which codes for MPHTKIEHSIVDDEILATPKILLVDDDETTREILSAILETSGFQVVVAANVNDALSLIGAQTFDVLLSDLHMPNPGDGLTVVSAMRHANPKAVTLILSSYPAMKEAAEAILLQADGVLVKPMAVVMLVDLIRGRLKQRTIPARVIASVADILEEETQSTISDWLLRVELEPDIITIPLGYDDRTAHLLDLFSDLVCRLRYPLPLGTRALVSTAAAQHGVDRRRQGYTAAMMVEESRMVQVSIFHTLQNNLYRVNLSLVLVGVMTIADEVDSQLAQAMASYVSESNLDALPVVA